The DNA segment CAGAACCTTTTAGTCCTCTAAATATATTGCCCCCACCAACAACTATTGCAAGTTGAACATTATTTGCGATTACCTTCTCTACATCTTCAGCAATTGATTGGACTATGGCAGGATCTATCCCATACGGTTTATCACCCATTAGTGCTTCGCCACTAAGTTTTAAAAGAACTCTTTTGTAAGTCATTCACTAATCAATCTTTTAAGACTTTAGCAAGTAAATATAAAGAATTCCTTTTTTAATATGATATTGCTTGCGTCTTTAAACATTTCTTTGTCGGATAATGTGAAATTTAAATAAAATTCTGCTTATCAACCCTAAAACTCAATGCATTTCTGAGCTTTTATACCTTGCTCTTTAAAGGGATGCTTAATTAATTTCATCTCTGTTACTAGATCTGCTTGATTAATTATTGATTCGGAAGCCCCTCTACCAGTTAAAACAATATGATTTTTTCTTTTATTTACACTTTGTATGAAAGTAATTATTTCTTTTGGAGAAAGATACCCAAGTTTTGTTGCGATATTAATTTCATCAAGGATTATTAGTTTATAAGATTCATCTTTGATGAATGTTTTAGCAACTTGCCAAGCTCCTTTAACTAATTCTTCGTCCCTTATTCTATCTTGTGTTTCCCATGTGAATCCCTCTCCTAATGCATGCCAAGAAATATCTGGGGATAACATTTTAAGTGCTTTTTCTTCACCAGTAGTCCAACCACCCTTAATAAATTGAATAATAGCTACTTTATGACCATGGCCAATAGTTCTTAAAGCCATACCTAAGGAGGCAGTTGTTTTCCCTTTGCCATTACCAGTAAAAACAACTAATAATCCTTTTTTTGTTTTCCTTTCTTTTAATCTCTTTGATTGAACCTCTTTTCTTTGTTGCATTCTTTTTTTATAAAGGCTCTCATCGTTTTCAGGAGATAACTTTCCTCCAATCCCAAGTTTTTTAGCCTGAAGATCTAGACTGGTTGTTTTCCTAGAAGAGGTTTGTTCTTCACTTGGCATAGAAGTGCTTTATTTATCATTATAGTGATTTGAAAATTTCACGTTTTTTATATTTTGAAAGAGCATTATTAACTGCTTGTTGTTGATCACGTTTAGTTATCCAATGGTGATATGTTTGAGTATGAAGGCTAACGGAATGACCCATCATTCTGGCTGCTACTGTATCAGGTAAATCATAAAAAATTGTCCTTACTGCCCAAGCATGTCTAAGATCATAAGGCTTGATATTTAGAGAATAACGTTTAAATTGATCAGTTATCTTTTTCCCAATTTTTTGCAAAGTTGTATCTTTAAGATCTCTATTGATATTTGGCAGCAATCCTGGATCTTTTCCCAATTTACAAAGTTCGAATTTATCTATCCATTTCGGATGGAAAGGCCAAACCTGATGTTCCCCTGTTTTTGTTGTTGG comes from the Prochlorococcus marinus str. MIT 9515 genome and includes:
- the cobO gene encoding cob(I)yrinic acid a,c-diamide adenosyltransferase produces the protein MPSEEQTSSRKTTSLDLQAKKLGIGGKLSPENDESLYKKRMQQRKEVQSKRLKERKTKKGLLVVFTGNGKGKTTASLGMALRTIGHGHKVAIIQFIKGGWTTGEEKALKMLSPDISWHALGEGFTWETQDRIRDEELVKGAWQVAKTFIKDESYKLIILDEINIATKLGYLSPKEIITFIQSVNKRKNHIVLTGRGASESIINQADLVTEMKLIKHPFKEQGIKAQKCIEF